A stretch of Campylobacter gracilis DNA encodes these proteins:
- a CDS encoding ATP-binding protein, translating to MSLKEKFEVCKAYGITLGKIADAIGKREGTVSGVLNGKYDSSKSELYAAAIEAFLDKVIAANTPKKEARNGGEWLSLAQQKIKERIYKMEQTKLSFFELILGESGMGKTYLLQKLTGDLGGIYVKARKSLSASAFMSLLLRAVGEKPKGNTDDKFEQFCEAISNLKTRLIVIDEADLFVRDNDLTFERKFELLREIYEFSKRENLGIAVIAVGIGVLKKRIDRLGGYLQSRLTYSPEMTLSRDELIKIGKLAGIDTEVAEFLAEGQNARLYEKTALNLALGYEQKVAANLVYHVRKR from the coding sequence ATGAGTTTAAAAGAAAAATTCGAGGTATGCAAGGCTTACGGCATAACCTTAGGCAAGATCGCAGATGCGATCGGCAAGAGAGAAGGCACCGTTAGCGGCGTGCTAAACGGCAAATATGACTCCTCTAAAAGCGAGCTATATGCCGCTGCGATCGAGGCGTTTTTAGATAAGGTAATTGCCGCTAATACTCCCAAAAAAGAGGCGCGAAATGGGGGCGAATGGCTAAGCCTGGCACAGCAAAAGATCAAGGAGCGCATCTATAAGATGGAGCAGACGAAGCTTAGCTTTTTTGAGCTCATTTTGGGCGAAAGCGGCATGGGGAAAACCTACCTGCTTCAAAAGCTTACGGGCGATCTCGGCGGTATCTACGTAAAGGCTAGAAAGAGCCTAAGCGCCAGCGCATTTATGAGTTTGCTGCTGCGAGCCGTGGGTGAAAAGCCTAAGGGCAATACGGATGATAAATTCGAGCAGTTTTGCGAGGCGATCTCGAACTTAAAAACACGTCTGATAGTAATCGACGAAGCCGATCTTTTCGTGCGCGATAACGATCTGACTTTTGAACGGAAATTTGAGCTTTTGCGCGAGATCTATGAGTTTAGTAAACGCGAAAACCTAGGCATAGCCGTAATTGCCGTAGGTATCGGAGTGCTTAAAAAGCGTATCGATAGGCTAGGAGGCTATCTGCAAAGTAGGCTTACCTACTCGCCAGAGATGACGCTAAGCAGGGATGAGCTTATTAAAATCGGCAAGCTGGCAGGTATTGATACGGAAGTGGCGGAGTTTTTAGCCGAGGGGCAAAACGCAAGGTTATATGAAAAGACGGCGCTAAATTTAGCCCTAGGCTACGAGCAAAAAGTAGCCGCTAATTTAGTTTATCACGTACGAAAAAGATAA
- the nrdD gene encoding anaerobic ribonucleoside-triphosphate reductase, translated as MKFPKELEAKRTKCIVYTRVMGYLRPVESFNIGKIGEHKQRVLFEEKKRCRPH; from the coding sequence ATGAAATTTCCAAAAGAGCTTGAAGCAAAACGCACCAAGTGCATAGTATATACCCGTGTGATGGGCTACTTACGCCCGGTAGAGAGCTTTAATATCGGTAAGATAGGCGAGCATAAGCAGCGCGTGCTATTTGAAGAGAAAAAAAGATGTCGCCCGCACTAA
- a CDS encoding sigma factor-like helix-turn-helix DNA-binding protein, translating into MQRIQGYRTDKVCAERVRMLKGDADVAYHELAAMLGISVERVAMIERTALAKLRHPKNRKKWMEIFETIAELERCEAQRLGSGWSLKGTKS; encoded by the coding sequence ATGCAAAGAATTCAAGGCTACCGCACGGACAAGGTATGCGCCGAGCGGGTGAGGATGCTAAAGGGCGATGCGGATGTAGCTTACCACGAGCTTGCGGCGATGCTAGGTATCAGCGTCGAGCGCGTCGCGATGATAGAGCGCACGGCGCTTGCGAAGCTTAGGCACCCGAAAAACCGCAAGAAGTGGATGGAGATATTTGAAACCATCGCCGAGCTTGAGCGCTGCGAAGCTCAAAGGCTCGGTAGTGGCTGGAGCCTGAAAGGAACAAAAAGTTGA
- a CDS encoding DUF2303 family protein, with protein MQEKESKYVVPSVVLDEDKRAILRHQDYGISEVLLKEPLRNKYTVDALDVDSFVDLVNEYKEPSSKLFFDDKSIKCIVDFNSKDKAEFCEKRINLGLGYTPFYETFAASVGKNLGQRDFVFLLKSLFMFISDIDGKANDDMDVIELAESLQAVKKFDSVQKNTSSKISLDVEIKSGAKETISIPKTITFTLPVYEADTEIRGKFECELFVSIDEERFGLKLVCYTAEVSRREVLSKIVSKISERCEGVKAYKASIN; from the coding sequence ATGCAAGAAAAAGAGAGTAAATACGTAGTACCTAGCGTAGTGCTGGACGAAGACAAAAGAGCCATACTAAGGCACCAAGACTACGGAATATCCGAGGTTTTACTAAAAGAGCCTCTAAGAAACAAATATACCGTAGACGCTCTTGACGTAGATAGCTTCGTTGATCTAGTCAATGAATATAAAGAGCCTAGCTCAAAGCTATTTTTCGACGATAAAAGCATAAAGTGCATCGTCGATTTTAATTCTAAAGATAAGGCTGAGTTTTGTGAAAAGCGCATAAATCTGGGCTTAGGCTACACGCCGTTTTATGAAACCTTTGCCGCCAGCGTAGGCAAAAATCTAGGTCAGCGCGATTTCGTATTTTTGCTAAAAAGCCTATTTATGTTTATTTCAGACATTGACGGCAAGGCAAACGACGATATGGATGTGATCGAGTTAGCAGAAAGCCTGCAAGCGGTTAAGAAATTTGACAGCGTGCAGAAAAACACTAGCTCAAAAATTAGCCTAGACGTCGAGATCAAATCGGGAGCGAAAGAGACCATCTCTATACCAAAGACGATCACTTTTACATTACCCGTTTACGAGGCCGATACGGAGATTAGAGGGAAATTCGAGTGCGAGCTTTTCGTAAGTATCGATGAGGAGAGGTTCGGTCTAAAGCTAGTGTGCTATACGGCGGAGGTTTCAAGGCGTGAGGTGCTAAGCAAGATAGTATCAAAGATCAGCGAGCGCTGCGAAGGGGTGAAAGCCTATAAAGCCAGCATAAATTAA